The following proteins are encoded in a genomic region of Methylibium petroleiphilum PM1:
- a CDS encoding TonB-dependent receptor: protein MLSLATLASPLSTLAQQAPAAAASAPEAAPSDAAVRLNPVLVPGKRATDVGPMPGLAVTKDQIPANIQSATKEQIKESRALNIGDYMNTQLQGVSVNDYAGNPFQMDVNYRGFTASPQIGTPQGLSVFFDGVRVNEPFGDVVNWDLIPLNAIERFDLFPGSNPLFGLNTLGGAISVRSKNGFTAPGVEGELLAGSWGRRQVKLSAGGNDDTLGGFVAYTGFREDGWRDNSPSRVHQLFGRGDLRLDRGSLFASALFASNELIGNGLIPLSLYEQRAETVFTSPDRSDNRVLQLALGGQFDVSERFNITGQLYTRKSRRGGLNGDIYEGFDDMIGLRGGYFDPDNPAAGVQPRNGAYYNTPGVITGTPIGLLTDTALDQRTHGASLQFNWNLPTRSVMVGASIDRSRSTYSMFQRLGLIDATHGVYADPAALPAFIAAQMDIPGNNFEGTSTTKSLYASDTWTLAPQLTLTTAARYNHTTVDNQLLTRTVEGLVDLHELPANYDNAQTLTAEKFSYRSLNPSIGLNWLPAPGLNTFANVSRGSRTPSVVELGCAFDDTPTPVTLPGATPNDPPVVIGTTARSLLGPGCNLPTTLSGDPYLPQIRSTSFELGARGLLSANWEWNASLFRTDLKDDIYYVGVGQGRSYFDTIGKTRRQGLELGLQGRTGAFDVKASYSYTSATFESPFYMTSPHNSSADFDQNSRTQADLGYRDYQLLPSPGASLNGGRGTYHQILVKPGARMPGIPAHALNFNLGWRVTPSWKLGLGMQLRSMSYVRGNENNLHRPGGTDQETGQYYCSTNVQTRACDQSDGGYIQTPTRPGRTFTQKGTVPGFAVFNLDTSVVVTKGFTVVAQVTNLFDRRYVTAGNLGVNPFSPSTVGAIGASGWNYNSAEWQPSTFVGPGAPRGIFLGLSYALGAD from the coding sequence GTGCTTTCGTTGGCGACACTGGCCTCGCCGTTGTCGACGCTGGCCCAGCAGGCGCCCGCGGCCGCGGCCTCGGCGCCCGAAGCCGCCCCGTCCGATGCCGCCGTGCGGCTCAACCCCGTGCTGGTACCGGGCAAGCGCGCCACCGACGTCGGGCCGATGCCGGGCCTGGCGGTCACGAAGGACCAGATCCCCGCGAACATCCAGAGCGCGACCAAGGAGCAGATCAAGGAATCGCGGGCGCTGAACATCGGCGACTACATGAACACTCAGCTGCAAGGGGTTAGCGTCAACGACTACGCCGGCAACCCCTTCCAGATGGACGTGAACTACCGCGGTTTCACGGCCAGCCCGCAGATCGGCACGCCGCAGGGCCTGTCGGTGTTCTTCGACGGTGTGCGGGTGAACGAGCCCTTCGGCGACGTGGTGAACTGGGACCTGATCCCGCTCAACGCGATCGAGCGCTTCGACCTGTTCCCCGGCAGCAACCCACTGTTCGGGCTGAACACCCTGGGCGGCGCGATCTCGGTGCGCAGCAAGAACGGCTTCACCGCGCCCGGCGTCGAGGGTGAGCTGCTGGCCGGTTCCTGGGGCCGCCGGCAGGTCAAGCTGAGCGCCGGTGGCAATGACGACACGCTGGGCGGCTTCGTGGCCTACACCGGCTTTCGCGAGGACGGCTGGCGCGACAACTCGCCGTCGCGCGTGCACCAGCTGTTCGGCCGCGGCGACCTGCGGCTGGATCGCGGCTCGCTGTTCGCCAGCGCGCTGTTCGCGAGCAACGAGCTGATCGGCAATGGGCTGATCCCTCTGTCGCTGTACGAGCAGCGCGCCGAGACCGTGTTCACCTCGCCCGACCGTTCCGACAACCGCGTGCTGCAGCTTGCGCTCGGTGGTCAGTTCGACGTCTCCGAGCGCTTCAACATCACCGGCCAGCTCTACACCCGCAAGAGCCGGCGCGGCGGCCTCAACGGCGACATCTACGAAGGCTTCGACGACATGATCGGCCTGCGCGGCGGCTACTTCGATCCGGACAATCCGGCAGCGGGCGTGCAGCCACGCAACGGCGCCTACTACAACACGCCCGGCGTGATCACCGGCACGCCGATCGGCCTGCTGACGGACACCGCACTGGATCAGCGCACGCACGGTGCCTCGCTGCAGTTCAACTGGAACCTGCCGACGCGCAGCGTGATGGTGGGCGCCTCGATCGACCGCAGCCGTTCGACCTACTCGATGTTCCAGCGGCTCGGCCTGATCGACGCCACGCACGGCGTCTATGCGGACCCGGCCGCGCTGCCGGCGTTCATCGCCGCGCAGATGGACATTCCGGGCAACAACTTCGAGGGCACGTCGACCACGAAGAGCCTCTACGCCAGCGACACCTGGACGCTGGCACCGCAGCTCACGCTCACCACCGCCGCGCGCTACAACCACACCACGGTCGACAACCAGTTGCTGACGCGCACCGTCGAAGGCCTGGTCGATCTGCACGAGCTGCCCGCCAACTACGACAACGCGCAGACGCTGACGGCCGAGAAGTTCAGCTACCGCTCCCTCAATCCGTCGATCGGACTCAACTGGCTGCCGGCACCGGGCCTCAACACCTTCGCCAACGTGAGCCGTGGATCCCGCACGCCGTCGGTGGTGGAGCTCGGCTGCGCCTTCGACGACACGCCCACGCCGGTGACGCTGCCGGGCGCGACGCCGAACGACCCGCCGGTGGTGATCGGCACCACCGCGCGCAGCCTGCTGGGGCCGGGCTGCAACCTGCCGACCACGCTGTCCGGCGACCCCTACCTGCCGCAGATCCGCTCCACCTCGTTCGAGCTCGGCGCGCGCGGTCTGCTGTCGGCGAACTGGGAGTGGAACGCAAGCCTCTTCCGCACCGACCTGAAGGACGACATCTACTACGTCGGCGTGGGGCAGGGCCGCAGCTACTTCGACACCATCGGCAAGACGCGCCGCCAGGGCCTCGAGCTGGGCCTGCAGGGACGCACCGGCGCGTTCGACGTGAAGGCGAGCTACTCATACACGTCGGCGACCTTCGAGTCGCCGTTCTACATGACGAGCCCGCACAACAGCAGCGCGGACTTCGACCAGAACTCGCGCACCCAGGCCGACCTGGGCTACCGCGACTACCAGCTGCTGCCTTCGCCCGGCGCGTCGCTGAACGGCGGGCGCGGCACCTACCACCAGATCCTGGTGAAGCCCGGCGCCCGCATGCCGGGCATCCCGGCGCATGCCCTCAACTTCAACCTCGGCTGGCGCGTCACGCCGTCGTGGAAGCTCGGGCTGGGCATGCAGCTGCGCTCGATGTCCTACGTGCGTGGCAATGAGAACAACCTGCACCGCCCCGGCGGCACGGACCAGGAGACCGGCCAGTACTACTGCTCGACCAACGTGCAGACGCGCGCCTGCGACCAGAGCGATGGGGGCTACATCCAGACCCCGACGCGACCGGGCCGCACCTTCACGCAGAAGGGCACGGTGCCGGGCTTCGCGGTCTTCAACCTCGACACCAGCGTCGTCGTCACCAAGGGCTTCACCGTCGTCGCCCAGGTCACCAACCTGTTCGACCGCCGCTACGTCACGGCGGGCAACCTGGGCGTGAACCCGTTCTCGCCGTCGACCGTGGGCGCGATCGGCGCGAGCGGCTGGAACTACAACTCGGCCGAGTGGCAGCCGTCGACCTTCGTCGGTCCCGGCGCGCCGCGCGGCATCTTCCTGGGGCTGTCCTATGCGCTCGGCGCGGATTGA
- a CDS encoding amino acid aminotransferase, whose translation MSLFASVELAPRDPILGLNEQFNADPNPAKVNLGVGVYYDENGKLPLLKCVAAAEHQMLEAPKARGYLPIDGIAAYDKAVQGLVFGDAATASGRIATVQGLGGTGGLKVGADFLKRLNPNAQVLISDPSWENHRALFTNAGFTVGTYPYYDAAQRGIAIDGLLGALNTAAAGTIVVLHACCHNPTGYDLSAAQWEQVIAAVKARGLVPFLDMAYQGFGQGIAEDGAVVQQFLASGLDFFVSTSFSKSFSLYGERVGALSVVCASKEEASRVLSQLKIVIRTNYSNPPTHGASVVATVLTTPALRAQWEQELAGMRQRIKAMRVALVEKLQAAGVKGDLSYITTQQGMFSYSGLNAAQMQRLRSEFGIYGVDSGRICVAALNQHNLDAVAKAIAAVI comes from the coding sequence ATGTCTCTGTTTGCATCCGTCGAGCTCGCTCCGCGCGACCCGATCCTCGGCCTGAACGAGCAGTTCAACGCCGACCCGAACCCGGCCAAGGTCAACCTCGGTGTCGGCGTGTACTACGACGAGAACGGCAAGCTGCCGCTGCTGAAGTGCGTGGCCGCGGCCGAACACCAGATGCTCGAGGCGCCGAAGGCGCGCGGCTACCTGCCGATCGACGGCATCGCGGCCTATGACAAGGCGGTGCAGGGCCTGGTGTTCGGCGACGCCGCCACCGCCAGCGGTCGCATCGCCACCGTGCAGGGCCTGGGCGGCACCGGCGGCCTGAAGGTCGGGGCCGATTTCCTGAAGCGCCTGAACCCGAACGCGCAGGTGCTGATCAGCGACCCGAGCTGGGAGAACCACCGTGCGCTGTTCACCAACGCCGGCTTCACGGTCGGCACCTATCCCTATTACGACGCCGCGCAGCGCGGCATCGCGATCGACGGGTTGCTCGGCGCGCTGAACACCGCCGCCGCCGGCACGATCGTCGTGCTGCACGCCTGCTGCCACAACCCGACCGGCTACGACCTCTCCGCGGCGCAATGGGAGCAGGTGATCGCCGCGGTGAAGGCGCGCGGTCTGGTGCCCTTCCTCGACATGGCCTACCAGGGCTTCGGTCAGGGCATCGCGGAGGACGGCGCAGTGGTGCAGCAGTTCCTGGCCTCGGGCCTGGACTTCTTCGTCTCCACCAGCTTCAGCAAGAGCTTCTCGCTGTACGGCGAGCGCGTCGGTGCGCTGAGCGTGGTGTGCGCGAGCAAGGAAGAGGCCTCTCGCGTGTTGAGCCAGCTGAAGATCGTGATCCGCACCAACTACTCCAACCCGCCGACGCACGGCGCCTCGGTGGTCGCCACGGTGCTCACCACCCCGGCGCTGCGCGCGCAGTGGGAGCAAGAACTGGCCGGCATGCGCCAGCGCATCAAGGCCATGCGCGTCGCGCTGGTCGAGAAGCTGCAGGCCGCCGGCGTGAAGGGTGACCTGAGCTACATCACCACGCAGCAGGGCATGTTCAGCTACTCCGGGCTGAACGCGGCGCAGATGCAGCGCCTGCGCAGCGAGTTCGGCATCTACGGCGTCGACTCGGGCCGCATCTGCGTGGCGGCGCTGAACCAGCACAACCTCGACGCGGTGGCCAAGGCGATTGCCGCGGTGATCTGA
- a CDS encoding DUF6600 domain-containing protein has product MDPTLIALSRRLMAGLCAGLLLAGPTLAETDPADPPARVGSISALRGPVDSSPEAGAAWDPAKLNQPITSETSLWVPPGSQAEVRIGSSSVRLDGNTQAVFSQLDDHGIAIDVAQGTVRARVRSLATGDSFSFSADGVRAEAQGPGDYRVGYDPDRRAYTVRALSGRLRVVTPNNAFNLESGQESLVENGGSELQLRAMGQRDDFDAWAEARDRDQDRLASARYVSPETTGIEALDEHGYWTTAPDYGAVWYPRGLPYGWAPYRYGHWAYVRPWGWTWVDDAPWGFAPFHYGRWALIGGSWGWVPGPIVPRPVYAPALVGYVGAHSGNVSLSIGFGSGAPVGWFPLGPREWYYPPYRYSPRYVQQINVINVVNPPPHGPGDRRATRPTPVERPSYRYAQRPDAVTMVSEDQFRNARPIGRDRLDLTPGQMARLQPVAASLNPPGRPGGAVPGPAGRPGGAASGLPSALLPAPGRAQRPQEPRRAPVYGTRDDAPSMTPAPGGSAQRPPPMGQDRRRDEGEPTAAMPVPGRGIPAAGPPNVQRTPVVPQPRPAIVPGERTGSMQDGRDAADRPRSAQREPGPPRGDDRDDRGRRSYVDPGSAERGPHGQRIPRPDAGGAAPTQPVPRPQLSLPQATPSPQAIPRPVPVPAPQALPRPQVVVPNPPPQPMPQAREPRQPLQQQQQRGRESVNEQRGAGGGERRGGGGEGGQRGWSQRER; this is encoded by the coding sequence ATGGACCCTACCCTGATCGCCCTCAGCCGCCGCCTGATGGCCGGCCTGTGCGCGGGCCTGCTGTTGGCCGGGCCCACGCTGGCCGAGACCGATCCGGCCGATCCCCCCGCGCGCGTGGGCAGCATCAGCGCGCTGCGCGGGCCGGTCGACAGCTCGCCCGAGGCGGGCGCGGCCTGGGATCCGGCCAAGCTCAACCAGCCCATCACCAGCGAGACCTCGCTGTGGGTGCCGCCCGGCAGCCAGGCCGAGGTGCGCATCGGCAGCAGTTCGGTGCGCCTGGACGGCAACACGCAGGCCGTGTTCTCGCAGCTCGACGACCACGGCATCGCGATCGACGTGGCCCAGGGCACCGTGCGGGCCCGGGTGCGCAGCCTGGCCACCGGCGACAGCTTCAGCTTCTCGGCCGACGGCGTGCGCGCCGAGGCTCAGGGCCCGGGCGATTACCGCGTCGGCTACGACCCCGACCGCCGCGCCTACACCGTGCGCGCGCTGTCCGGGCGGCTGCGCGTGGTGACGCCGAACAACGCCTTCAACCTGGAATCGGGCCAGGAAAGCCTGGTCGAGAACGGCGGCAGCGAGTTGCAACTGCGCGCGATGGGCCAGCGCGACGACTTCGATGCGTGGGCCGAGGCACGCGACCGCGATCAGGACCGCCTGGCCTCCGCGCGCTATGTCTCGCCCGAGACCACCGGCATCGAGGCGCTCGACGAGCACGGCTACTGGACCACCGCGCCGGACTACGGCGCCGTCTGGTACCCGCGCGGCCTGCCCTACGGCTGGGCCCCCTACCGCTACGGGCACTGGGCCTACGTGCGGCCCTGGGGCTGGACCTGGGTCGACGACGCGCCCTGGGGCTTCGCGCCCTTCCACTATGGCCGCTGGGCGTTGATCGGCGGCAGCTGGGGCTGGGTGCCCGGCCCCATCGTGCCGCGCCCGGTGTATGCGCCGGCGCTGGTGGGCTACGTCGGCGCCCATTCGGGCAATGTCAGCCTGAGCATCGGCTTCGGCAGCGGCGCGCCGGTCGGCTGGTTCCCGCTCGGCCCGCGCGAGTGGTACTACCCGCCCTACCGCTACTCGCCGCGCTACGTGCAGCAGATCAACGTCATCAACGTCGTCAACCCGCCGCCGCACGGCCCCGGGGACCGGCGCGCCACGCGGCCCACACCGGTCGAGCGGCCGTCGTACCGCTATGCGCAGCGCCCGGACGCCGTCACCATGGTCAGCGAGGACCAGTTCCGCAACGCCCGGCCGATCGGCCGCGACCGCCTCGACCTGACGCCCGGCCAGATGGCCCGGTTGCAGCCGGTCGCGGCCAGCCTCAATCCGCCGGGACGTCCGGGCGGCGCGGTACCAGGTCCGGCTGGCCGCCCTGGCGGTGCGGCGAGCGGCCTGCCGTCGGCGCTGCTGCCGGCACCGGGCCGCGCGCAGCGTCCTCAGGAGCCCCGGCGCGCGCCGGTGTACGGCACGCGAGACGACGCGCCGTCGATGACCCCTGCCCCAGGCGGCTCGGCGCAACGTCCGCCGCCGATGGGCCAGGACCGTCGCCGTGACGAGGGCGAACCGACTGCGGCGATGCCGGTCCCGGGCCGCGGTATCCCGGCGGCCGGACCTCCGAATGTGCAGCGGACCCCGGTGGTCCCGCAACCTCGGCCGGCGATCGTGCCGGGTGAACGGACCGGTTCCATGCAGGACGGACGTGACGCCGCCGACCGCCCACGTTCGGCCCAGCGAGAACCCGGCCCACCGCGCGGTGACGACCGCGACGATCGCGGCCGCCGCAGTTACGTCGACCCCGGCAGCGCCGAGCGCGGCCCGCACGGCCAGCGCATCCCACGACCCGACGCTGGGGGTGCGGCGCCCACGCAGCCCGTGCCCCGACCGCAGCTCTCGCTGCCACAGGCCACGCCCTCTCCCCAGGCGATCCCGCGGCCGGTGCCGGTGCCCGCACCGCAGGCCCTTCCCCGTCCGCAGGTGGTGGTGCCCAATCCCCCGCCGCAACCGATGCCCCAGGCCCGCGAACCACGCCAGCCCCTCCAGCAACAGCAGCAACGCGGGCGCGAATCGGTGAACGAACAGCGCGGCGCCGGGGGCGGTGAGCGCCGCGGCGGCGGCGGCGAGGGGGGGCAGCGGGGCTGGAGCCAACGCGAGCGCTAG
- a CDS encoding polyhydroxyalkanoate depolymerase: MLYQLYETQRALLSPFSEFASASSKLYSHPLSPFAQGPGAQRLSAGFDLIHRLTKEYEKPQFGITSIQVDGIDVVVQENVAIEKPFCKLLRFKRYTDDARLLTRMRDQPSVLVVAPLSGHHSTLLRDTVRTLLKDHKVYITDWIDARKSPTAVNNLAMNKSIEWFEHNVIYRVPPNYPGAGRLVYPGFLQHSGFVAMNPDRHMTAHYDYFLDLVRGDDDSADAHREFYDEYNAVLDMPADYYLETIKTVFQDFALVNGTWRVAGEPVRPQDIKTTALLTVEGELDDISGAGQTAAAVDLCAGIPKARKRHYELKGAGHYGIFAGRRWRDFAYPEIRDFIAKHHK, translated from the coding sequence ATGCTCTATCAGCTCTACGAGACCCAGCGCGCGCTGCTCAGCCCGTTCTCAGAGTTCGCCAGCGCCTCGTCCAAGCTCTACAGCCACCCGCTCTCCCCCTTCGCACAGGGCCCCGGGGCCCAGCGGCTGTCGGCCGGTTTCGACCTGATCCACCGGCTGACCAAGGAATACGAGAAGCCGCAGTTCGGCATCACCAGCATCCAGGTCGACGGCATCGACGTGGTGGTGCAGGAGAACGTGGCGATCGAGAAGCCCTTCTGCAAGCTGCTGCGCTTCAAGCGCTACACCGACGACGCCCGACTGCTGACCCGGATGCGCGACCAGCCGAGCGTGCTGGTCGTGGCGCCGCTGTCGGGCCACCACTCCACGCTGCTGCGCGACACCGTGCGCACGCTGCTCAAGGACCACAAGGTCTACATCACCGACTGGATCGACGCCCGCAAGTCGCCGACCGCGGTGAACAACCTGGCGATGAACAAGAGCATCGAGTGGTTCGAGCACAACGTGATCTACCGCGTGCCGCCCAACTACCCGGGCGCGGGCCGGCTGGTCTACCCGGGCTTCCTGCAGCACAGCGGCTTCGTCGCGATGAACCCGGACCGCCACATGACGGCCCACTACGACTACTTCCTCGACCTGGTGCGAGGCGACGACGACAGCGCCGACGCCCACCGCGAGTTCTACGACGAGTACAACGCCGTGCTCGACATGCCGGCCGACTACTACCTCGAGACCATCAAGACCGTGTTCCAGGACTTCGCGCTGGTGAACGGCACCTGGCGCGTCGCGGGCGAGCCGGTGCGCCCGCAGGACATCAAGACCACCGCGCTGCTGACGGTGGAAGGCGAGCTCGACGACATCTCGGGCGCCGGCCAGACCGCCGCGGCGGTGGACCTGTGCGCCGGCATCCCCAAGGCGCGCAAGCGCCACTACGAGCTCAAGGGCGCCGGCCACTACGGCATCTTCGCCGGCCGTCGCTGGCGCGACTTCGCCTACCCCGAGATCCGCGACTTCATCGCGAAGCACCACAAGTGA
- the rsxB gene encoding electron transport complex subunit RsxB, with translation MNALQRPADAPDARQAALADAIDAALPQTQCTRCGEPDCRRYAEAVAAGRADINQCPPGGAEGIVRLAALTGRAALPLNPANGSEGPRRLAVIDETWCIGCTLCIKACPVDCIVGAAKQMHTVVESQCTGCELCIPVCPVDCISLEDATQTTGWAAWSPAEADAARARYTATTRRRERGRREHDERLAAKAAHKLAHLDTETKPGNADETARKRAVIEAAMARARARR, from the coding sequence GTGAACGCGCTCCAGCGCCCCGCCGACGCGCCGGACGCGCGGCAGGCAGCGCTGGCCGACGCGATCGACGCCGCGCTGCCGCAGACGCAGTGCACCCGCTGCGGCGAACCCGACTGCCGGCGCTATGCCGAGGCCGTGGCCGCCGGTCGCGCCGACATCAACCAGTGCCCGCCGGGCGGTGCGGAAGGCATCGTCCGGCTCGCGGCGCTGACCGGCCGCGCGGCGCTGCCGCTGAACCCTGCCAACGGCAGCGAGGGCCCTCGCCGGCTCGCCGTGATCGACGAGACCTGGTGCATCGGCTGCACGCTGTGCATCAAGGCCTGCCCGGTGGACTGCATCGTCGGCGCGGCCAAGCAGATGCACACCGTCGTCGAATCGCAGTGCACCGGCTGCGAGCTGTGCATCCCCGTGTGCCCGGTCGACTGCATCTCGCTGGAGGACGCCACGCAGACCACCGGCTGGGCCGCCTGGTCACCGGCCGAGGCCGACGCGGCGCGCGCCCGCTACACCGCGACCACCCGGCGCCGCGAGCGGGGACGGCGCGAGCACGACGAGCGGCTCGCCGCGAAGGCCGCGCACAAGCTGGCCCACCTGGACACCGAGACGAAGCCCGGCAACGCCGACGAGACCGCCCGCAAGCGCGCCGTCATCGAAGCCGCGATGGCGCGCGCACGCGCGCGGCGTTGA
- the nth gene encoding endonuclease III has translation MKPADVETFFATLKAANPQPASELVYSSVFELLAAVLLSAQATDVSVNKATRRLFAVAPSPQRMLALGLDGVIEHIKTIGLFRSKAKHLLETCRLLIERHGGRVPRSREALEALPGVGRKTANVVLNVAFGEPTLAVDTHIFRVGNRTGLAPGKTPLAVELKLLQRVPAAYLEDAHHWLILHGRYVCQARKPRCWDCAVADVCDFRPKPPRP, from the coding sequence ATGAAGCCTGCCGATGTCGAGACCTTCTTCGCCACCCTGAAGGCGGCCAATCCGCAGCCGGCGAGCGAACTGGTCTACAGCTCGGTGTTCGAGCTGCTGGCCGCCGTGCTGCTGTCGGCACAGGCCACCGACGTGAGCGTGAACAAGGCGACTCGGCGGCTGTTCGCGGTGGCGCCGTCGCCGCAGCGGATGCTGGCGCTCGGCCTCGACGGCGTCATCGAGCACATCAAGACCATCGGCCTGTTCCGCAGCAAGGCGAAGCATCTGCTCGAGACCTGCCGCCTGCTGATCGAGCGGCACGGCGGCCGGGTGCCGCGCTCGCGCGAGGCGCTGGAGGCCCTGCCCGGCGTCGGCCGCAAGACCGCCAACGTGGTGCTGAACGTGGCCTTCGGCGAACCGACGCTGGCGGTCGACACCCACATCTTCCGGGTCGGCAACCGGACCGGCCTGGCGCCGGGCAAGACGCCGCTGGCGGTGGAGCTGAAGCTGCTGCAGCGCGTGCCCGCGGCCTACCTGGAAGACGCGCACCACTGGCTGATCCTGCACGGCCGCTACGTGTGCCAGGCGCGCAAGCCGCGCTGCTGGGACTGCGCGGTCGCGGACGTGTGCGACTTCCGGCCCAAGCCCCCCCGGCCCTGA